The sequence ttttttttaaatagagacagggtctctctttgttacctaggctggagtgcagtagcatgatcatggctcactgtagcctttgaactcctgggctcaagcagtcttcccaactcagcctcctgagtagctggaactacaggtatgcaccaccacacctggctaattattttgttttattttttctttttatagagacaaattctcaccatcttgcccaggctgctgtcaggctcctgggctcaagtgattccccccaccttggcctcccaaagcattgcaattacaggcttgagccactgtgcctggcctactgagccttgttttgtgtcctaacatatggtctgtcttgcAGAATATTCAGTGtacacttgagaaaaatgtgtactATATTCTGCTTTTGTTTGATGGAATATTCtctatatgtctgttaggtctagttGGTTTATAGTACTGCTCAAGGCCTCTATTTCCTTAAAGATCTTTCATTTAGTTCTGTCCCTTACAGAAAGTGGGGTATTGATGTCTCCAAGTATATTGAACTATTTTTCTCCctcaattctgtcattttttgcTTTATATGCCTTGAGGCTCTCTTGTTAGGTATGCATATATTTGTAACTGTTACAATTCTTGATGGACTGATTCTTTTATCAATATTTACTGTCCTTTGTCTTTAAGTCTGTGTTGTgtgatatgtatttatttatttttagacagagtcttgctctgttgcgcaggctggagtgcagtggcatgacctcggctcactgcaacctctgcttcccaggttcaagcaattcttctgtctcagcctcccgagtagctgggattacaggcacccgccatcatgcctgactagtttttctatttttggtagagacagggtttcaccatgttggccaggctggtcttgaactcctgacctcaagtgatccacccacctcggcttcctaaagtgctgggattacaggcatgagccaccgcacccggcctatgcTGTGTGATATTTATATAGCCACCCCACTCTCTTAGTTATCTTTTACATGGGATATCTTCttccatcctttcattttcagACCTAGTTGCATCTTTGTTTGGATCTAAAGTGAGTGTCTTACAGATAACAGAGTTGCATCatgttatttttaatctatttatatttaaagtcatATCTGATAAGGAAGGATTTCTGCTATTTTGCTGttttcatttgctcttttttttctttcaattcttcTATTACTGTCTTCTcaggtgatttctttttcttttttttttttggagggtgggggttaaggtcttactctgtcacccaggctggagtgcagtggtgtaatctctgctcactgcaacctctgcctcccaggttcaagcgacacttatgcctcagcctctcaagtagctgggactacaggtgcatgccatgatgcctggctaattttttggtattttttggtagagtcgaggtctcagcatgttggccaggctgatcttgaacttctgacctcaagtgatctgcccacctctgcctcccaaagtgctgggattacaggtgtgggccactgtgactggcctattttttctgatatattgttttattatccttctcatttttctttctgtattgtttttgtttttgtttttccttagtgGTTACCCTGGGGATTAACATCTTAGGTTTTTAACAGTCATGTTTGAATTAATACCAACTTAGTTTCAGTACTATGCATAACTCTGCTCCTTTGCAGCTATATCTTTGTATGTTACATCTTTACACATTAAAATATATGTCCATTAACCTAGaattgaaatttttgttttatgcatttgtattttaaattatgaaggaaagaaaaggagaatttaCAAACAAAAACTGCAATACTACTGACTTTCATATTTACCTATGTAGCTACCTTTGCCGTTGCTCTTTATATCTTCATATGACTTCAAATTACTGtctatgttttttcattttagcctGGAGGATTCTgtttagcatttcttttctttctttctttctttttttttttttttgagacagagtcttgctctgtctcccaggctggagtgcagtggtgcagtctcagctcactacaacctccacctcccgggttcaagcaattcttctgcctcaacctcccgagtagctgggactacaggtgcgtgccaccacgcccggctaatttttttgtatttttagtagagacagggtttcaccatgttggccaggctggtctcaatctcctgaccttgtgatccgcccacctcggcctcccaaagtgctgggattacaggtgtgagccactgctcccagcctctctTCAGCATTTCTTAGCACAGGTCTGGTAGTGATGAATTCctttagtttttgtttatctgggaatgtcttatgttctccttcatttttgaaggacagttttgctaAATGTAGAATTCTTGGTTGGCTCCTCTGCTTTCAGCATCAGATTCTATCCCCTCCCCAGGGCTTATTATTGCTGCTTATTGTGagtggtttttgtttgcttgtttagtgacttttctaAGCTATTTTTATAAGGTCTATGGTTCTGGTCATGTGGGGCCACTGAAGTTgattccatttgcttggtaatcAGCTAGTGTTTTTGACAGTTTCATTAAAACACCtggagccaaaagaaaaaaacaaaacacaaaaaacctcTCCCCATCTTTACAGATGGATTTATGTTGGGGCACTATTTGACCACTTAGTGATGCCATTTATAATTCTGCTTTAGCCTTTCTCTTACTGTTTGCTCAAGGCCTGAAGATCAGCCAGGGTGAAAGCTTAGGGTCTTCTTGGGTCTTTCCTGGGCCTTTCGTGAGTGTGCGTCCAGCCCTGGCCTTGTGCACGTCCTTCTTGATTGGCATACACACCCCTTATTACCCATGAATATCCTTTCCCATTCCCTTTCTGTCCAGGCTTTTCCATCTGTCTGTTTCTTGTCCCAGTTGTTGTCCCTTGCCCCAGGCTGCTGTATCAATTAAATGATTTTTGCAAAAACCACCCAGGAAGACTCCCTATACCTGGGAATGACGCAAGTCAGGCAAAGCCAAGGCAAGCCATTGCTCAGGTCCTTCAGGGAGCTGCCAGACAAGTTGAAACCCACAAtcataattgtttaaaaatgagaTCTGTATTGCTTCCTCTGGCATTAGGAGTGCAGGTTACTATCCACACACCCATCACTGACTTGGGGTGTGGGGGATAGTGGGCAGGCAACTTAGGATGCTGTAGCACTCTCTTTACCACAGAGCAGCAACTTCTTTCTTCACCAAGCCTTGCCCTAGATTTTAtacgttgttttttttttttttttactagattcCAGAATTCTGCAGAAGTTGAGTCTGACAGTATTTACCAGCTCATTAATTGCATTCATTGCTTTTTGCAGTGACAGTGCCATTTTTGGTGGTATCACCCCAAATGTAGGGATTTCTCAGAAGGTTATCATTAACCAGAAGTAAGAAAATTAGGAAGGAAGAAGTTGATTTATGGGTACAGACTGGACTATTTGTATTTGGACATGAATGTTGGGTTTGAGGTACTGATGGCACAATCTGTGGGTGTCTAGTGACAGTTAGAATTGTAGTGCCTGAATTCCAGAAAGGTCTTAGAGCTGCAAAGAGATCTGGGAACCTTCTGCACagaaattatagaaaatgaaaGTGTATGATTTCCTCGGAATAGAGAGGAAGGTCAAGTATGGCATCTTGTGAAACACTTTCAGCTAAGaaattcttcatttattcattcagcatgTTCGCTGACTgctgaataaataattttgtttttcctttgttcctactACTGATGTATGTACTGCTAAGCATTGGAGATAGAAAGGAATAAGATCTCGTTTTCTGCCCTCAGGAAGTTCACTCATATTGAGGAAGACAGACAAGTAAACAAGTACAATGCAATGTGATAATAACAAGGTTAGAGGAGCCCAGACAGAGGTAAACAAGAATATGTAAACAGGTCGGGAGGGAAAATAAGAAATTCAGGGAAGTCAAAGAAGGAGAGAACATAATGGAGAGAGTGGGCTGTGATCTTGGTTGCTGCATAGAGTTTGAGAAGGCTGAGGACTTTAAAAGTTACTGATTTGACAGTAAGGAGAGATGACATAATGTATTCATAAGAATGGTTTTAATTGAGTAGTTTTGTTAGAATGCTGGAGACAAAGGATCAGATAATAAAGAGTTGGGAGTGTGAGTAGTGAAAAAGttgagggaaaaggaaaagacaactttttttttttttttgagacattctcgctctgtcgccaggctggagcgtagtggcatgatcttgactcactgcaacctccaccttccaggttcaagcaattctcctgcgtagctgggactacaggcgtgcaccaccacgcccagctaagttttgtatttttagtagagacggggtttcaccatgtttggccaggatggtcttgatctcttgaccttgtgatccgcctgcctcggcctcccaaaatgctgggattactggcatgagccaccatgcccagctgggaaAGACAACTTTTAAAAGAGTGGTATAAGTTTATTCTATGGGAAAATTGGACcagttagagaaaaaaaataaattagcaaaatgTTACAGTTTAAAAGTTGTAGCAGAGttaaaaataacttcattttGAATTAGAAAAGATTTGAGTGTGTTTTTAGATAATTGAAGGGACTGAATAGGAAGGAAAATAAGGATGTCGAGTCCCAAGAGAGTCCGGAAAGATAGTATTAAGATCCTAGAAGGATCAGGATTTGGAGACTTGAgtgaagagagagagtgagaataATGAGAGTTTTGAGACAAAAGGAATTTGAGAAGTTTTACCTAGGGAGGCCTGTTTTCTAGGTAAAGTAGAACATAAAATCACACGCTAAGAAATGGGCAGCAGTGAAAATGCCTGACTGAAGTTGATGTAGCATACATTTGTATTGATAGTACCATTTGGTGattttctcattgctttcaacacatatgtatttattaagcatttactgtgTACTAAGCACTGTACAAGATCCTTGGGATTCTAtctgtaaacaaacaaaactccctGCCCTTGTGGTGGTTACATGTGACTGGGGTAaggggagaaaaacaaataaataatattttaaaataaacatatgagGTAAATAACGCTACCTGGGTCTGGGAACCAAGAAAGCAAATGGGAAGATTAGCCAGACATAACTGCAATTTTATATTGCATATCATATTATAATTtaagatagaaataattttatttttatacagctCATTGTAGACTCTAGCTTGCTTTAAACTAAGACAAGAAGAGTATGGGTATGGTGGAGCCTTTGTGTACCTAGATTGTAGCTATGAAAGAAATCTATATTTACATTTAAGAGAGAATTCATCAATTTAGGACAACTTTATAATTATGTTATAAAGTTATTTCAGGGCCTTTGACAAGAGAAAAGATGGTGAACTGTCatataataactgaaattaaatatttatttggttagAAAAAGATAATTTGCATCTTATTTCCAAAAAGATGATTTTTAACTACATAGAAATTTGTTATGTTTAAAGGCTTTAAAGATCTATATAGTTGAAGATCCCtttttaataatgaataaattgGTTCTTTTGGCAATCATTTTTTTATATTCTCCTCTCATGGCCCTTTTTAATTTCAACAGGCATtggaaaagtgaaaagaaaacctaGTGTGCCAGATTCTGCATCTCCTGCTGATGATAGTTTTGTTGACCCAGGGGAACGTCTCTATGACCTCAACATGCCTGCTTATGTGAAATTTAACTACATGGCTGAGAGAGAGGATGAATTGTCATTGATAAAGGGGACAAAGGTGATCGTCATGGAGAAATGCAGTGATGGGTGGTGGCGTGGTAGCTACAATGGACAAGTTGGATGGTTCCCTTCAAACTATGTAACTGAAGAAGGTGACAGTCCTTTGGGTGACCATGTGGGTTCTCTGTCAGAGAAATTAGCAGCAGTCGTCAATAACCTAAATACCGGGCAAGTGTTGCATGTGGTACAGGCTCTTTACCCATTCAGCTCATCTAACGATGAAGAACTTAATTTCGAGAAAGGAGATGTAATGGATGTTATTGAAAAACCTGAAAATGACCCAGAATGGTGGAAATGCAGGAAGATCAATGGTATGGTTGGTCTAGTACCAAAAAACTATGTTACCGTTATGCAGAATAATCCATTAACCTCAGGTTTGGAGCCATCACCTCCACAGTGTGATTACATTAGGCCTTCACTCACGGGAAAGTTTGCTGGCAATCCTTGGTATTATGGCAAAGTCACCAGGCATCAAGCAGAAATGGCATTAAACGAAAGAGGACACGAAGGGGATTTCCTCATTCGAGATAGTGAATCTTCGGTAAGTTGATTTTCAGATGTAAATACAAATAGAGCTCtatgtattaaaaagaaaaagagaaatggagaggTTAAGTGGCTTCCCTAAAGTTAACCAGGTAACAAGCTGGGACATAACATAAGCATAAATGTTCCAAAGCTAAAGTCAGCATTCTTTCTAGCTATCTattttcaatgaaaagagagTTGTGGCAGTGATGCTACATGCTGAGTTATTTGGTCTTTTCTAGTTCTGTTGATTTTGCATTCCTGATATATTTTCTGTTGCATTAAACtaaatggagaaaatggaacattGACTTCTTCATTGAATGTAGAATAATACTGTAGATTAAAttgggaaacattttaaaaattgctattggATACAATGTGTAAGAAGATAGTCACTGTAGTCCTTATGACATAGGAAatccctgaatttaaaaaattgatactaAGTTTCTTCATAAATTGGTTACCTGGAAATTGGAATACACTTTTTATTGTAATCTCAAAAAACCTATTTTAACACTGTGTTTGAAATGCATTTGCAATAAAAGGTAAATTATATTGCAATACTAGTAaacaataaaactataaaaccataaaagttgaaaaatagtaTGGTTTCATGGTCTCTTAGATACTGTTTAGGATATTAGAATTTGATGacactcattttccttaaaaatgcCCTTTTCCTTGATAAAAGATATCATTacttttccatttattaaatCATGATTAATCTTGGCTTTGCGTGAGTATATTTGTACAAAAGGGAATGTGTAATTGcacaaaattttgaaagaaaatgtgtggaagtggggtgtggtggggagAGAGATTAATTGAACTTCTAATATGAAGTTCAGGAAAATGGGGCCTGTGCCTAATCCCTCAGAAAAGCAGTTGGTTGGCAGTAGGGAAGAGTGATGACATCCATTTTCTGTTAGTTGCCTGATCTGGCTCACTGTTTGAAACTTTGGGAGTAACTGTAGAAAAAGAGGCTTTTGGGGGTTGATATAgactgtaacaacaacaacaacaacaaaaaacctaattaaaaagaaaatagcttgAATGCAGAATTGTGTGTATTTTCTTGTGGGTAATTGAGCataaatataagacaaaatacAATATATACCATTATTTTTAGCAGTATACTTTTTAAGGTTAGGTCTCAAGTAGGCATATTTTGTTTAGCCTTCACAGTGTTTTTTAAACGTTTAAATTCATTGCCCATATTTAAATATTAGgatatttattgtaaaaattcAGACTTTGGACCATTTAAAATTGAAAGAACTACCAACATTGAGACCCTATTCCTGCGGGGCAACAATCACAGctgagaagtcaccacttctTTAGATTGGTGATACACTGTCATTTTCTCTGCCCATCTACCCTTCCACTCTGACACTTGTTTACGTTATTCTTTTGGCTCTTGTAGGCATTTGAGTTTGTGGCCTTTCCTTAAAGTTTAGATTAATTCTCATTTGTGTGTTCTTCATTTTTGGGAATTCAGCGTGTTATCCCTAAGACAGCTACTGTTAGCTACACATTGAAAAGGGGTTGGGTGGGTATCTTAGACTTTCTCATGTGTTTCTCTGACTGGAGAGAAGATAGCTCTTGTTCTTCAAATATGTAAGGGATTTGCTGTGGGTGTCTACTGGTGGAGCTGTGGGTGTTAAGAGACTTTTGATTACacaggtttgaatcctggctctgttgTTAACTAGATGGATGATACTGGCCAATTTATTAATAGCTtccctgagactcagttttcacatctgtaaaaagGGTTTTGTTTTAGGGAGTAAAGGAGATAAATCTATGTAAATAATTTACCATGGTACCTAGGACTTAGTGCTTAAATTTTAGCTTTtagtttaatataaaaatactgaTAGAGGGCTTTCAAAatgtttactgtatttttttttctcttttagccaAATGATTTCTCAGTATCACTAAAAGCACAAGGGAAAAACAAGCATTTTAAAGTCCAACTAAAAGAGACTGTCTACTGCATTGGGCAGCGTAAATTCAGCACCATGGAAGAACTTGTAGAACATTACAAAAAGGCACCAATTTTTACAAGTGAACAAGGAGAAAAATTATATCTTGTCAAGCATTTATCATGATACTGCTGACCAGAAGTGACTGCTGCATAGCTGTAATTTGTCATGTAATTGAAGACTGAGAAAATGTTGGGTCCATCGTGCTTGATTGGAAATGGCTGTTTCTAAACCTTTATGAGAATTGacaataagtatttttattataattcagcccatacatatatactatgtatgCAGTGCATCTGCATAGAACAGTTCCTTATCCTTGGccttctgttttattgttttttttctttgctgttttccCTTTGCTTCTAATATTacagttttgtattttgaaaaaaaaaatcaaataatgctTATCAGAATCTTTATATGGAAGAAATCCTTTATTGCCTATCCTTTGTTTCCTTGTAAAGGCGCCCTGTTCTGTTATGgtttttcattatataaaattattatatctatatatgacATATGCTAAAATAAATTTCTTGGAGAGTGTTAATCTTTTCTGTGActaaatagcaataataaatgaaaaattagaaattatttccaGGTATTATATTTGTCACAGGCCATTGTAAATACCAAGTATATTGTGtctgccttaattttaaaaaatgcattcattGTCTTCAGTCGTACAGAAAGACACATGAGACATAGATTAGAAAACATGTTGTACAATTTTAATTTACAACTGTTGGAAACAAAAAtcactttcttaattttttttccagtgctTCTCCCTTATCTGGTTATTCAAGAAAGCCAAATTGTCTCTGAGATATTTAGCTTTTCAAACTATAAATAGATGCTctagtgttatttattttttttaatcccactTATTTTACCAGGGCATCTTGTATTAGGATATGTTATATTTATGCCAGTGGGAAACAAGTTATGGCCAAGTTTTGCAAAAATAGGAAGCAGTGAGATACTTGGTTTTTTCTCCTCACTAAATATCAGTAATTATCAGGAATGGTATTACctattttcatttcctcttttcagCTTTAAATTTTGTTGATTGGGACGCTAAAACTGATGTATACCTGAGGAAAAAATAGAATGTGCTCATGGTTAgggaaaattatattatttttaattttttctttttttttttttagccaagtAGGAATTTGGGTGTATGGATGAGAGGTTAATCTACTTCTGTAGGCTATAGAAGAAAACCAGTTGTATTTTATGGTCATAATTTGTCCCCCTGTTATTGTGGAAATTTAAATTTAGGTAAAGTAGCCGtcaatattttaattgaaaaatactaAAGCCACATAACTGAGTGGGATGTCATATGATACTTTCATCAAATTCCCTAATGCTGCCTAAGCATATGGATGTTTTAATTCTTTGCTATGTTATAAACAGATATCTAATACACCAGAATTATTGATGGTAAAATGGAAGTTGTGTAACTTGTGAAtttttttatcaatgttttaaatattttattatttaaatcttaaaatcatTTAAAGACTTACGTTGCCACTGGGTGGCAGCCATGGCTTCTCCCACTAAGCAGCAGAAGTGACCAAATATAATAAGACAAATTTTCATCTCTATTACAtctgcttttaaaacattttagttcatattctattatttttctaactcAGTGCTCCTTTGTTAAAGGTAAttattaatagttaagtttttaatgGAAGTAAAACTCATGTATGCTTATCTTCTTTGCTGTAAAATCACATTAATATAAATTGAGGAAAACTGTTTAAATGGTTGTAGGATGACTAGTAGTAAACATCgtcttaatttttaacatatatatgatGAGGCTTTCCTTTTATTTGCTGTACGTTTCTGGGTTTTTCCCCAGTCTTccttatgaaaaaaatgtatgtttgtaAAACAGGAACAGTTAATGCTTTGCATCACAGACATAAACTACTCACAGTAAACTGCACTGAGCTGACATTAATAGAGCAGACTTTTGAGAAAGTAGGAATGTAGTAGCACTGGAAACAAAATGCAAATTTCTGTTCCATATTTAGGTTTATCATAGCTATGGAGCTCCCAGATAACCCATGTGTGCCAGTAATATCTATTGTGTGCTCTTAATACGGTATAAAAACCTCGCTGGAAGCTACTTATTTTGTACTTACACattttaccagtttttaaaaagtcttaacaCAATGCTTACACCAGTGACTGTTTTTATAATACTTGAAGTAACTTTAAGAACTGAAACAACCCTGGAAAACATCTACATAGCTAGATAGTAACAATACTTGTATTAGAAACCAAGTTTCCTTATTCCCAGCCTGGTGTGTGTATCATGACACACTACTCTGTGTATGTTTGGTTTTAGACTAGGAGGAGAGTCCTGGGAAGAGCAGTATGACAGAAGTTTTCTTCCACATGAGGAGAATGCGTAGTTTCAAATTTAAATACACGTAACAGATGGAACCCTGCCTAACTCCTACAAATGACTTCCCTAAAATCTTAGTAGAAGGTTTTTTAGAACATTATATAAGCTTTGTAACAAAAACAATTGCCATTGTGTCCCTTATTTAGTCATAAATCCTTAGGATTCAGCTGAATATATATTCACACGTATATTACACATATATCACTATACAGTTAACACATGCACCCTGCACTATTTAGTGACAAATAATATTGCTAAACAAAACAGGAAGGCTTCATGCAATCTATTGCCATTGCTAGAAGAATAAATAGGCCTAGAAGATGAGCAACTTGGGTGGTTAGAATAAGGTCATTCTTGCAGAATATGGCACTTAAATTACCTCCAGCTGTAATGTCCTACCTTATAATCCAGAGGTTGCATAGAAGCAGGGTTGTCACAGTCTATGTAGTACCTTTGTGAGAATTAGGAAAAGGCATCTTTTTCTCTAGGCAGGCCCAGCCCTTCTCTAGAAGTTTGAATTTCACTCCCACCTTGTTGCTGGGGTACCTTCCTCAGGGTACATCTGAACGCAGTGGCCTTATACAGAAATGTTGTTCAACCCACacagtgctttaaaaaattaattgccaacatttaaaaattagggaGTTTCACATAAAATTTTGAAGTCAAAATATAGAGACGAATCTCTGAAACGTTTTATTTGGGAAGCAAGAATTGTAATTCAGGGCATATACACAGATAGTAGTTTTTGGTATGTCCAAAGAACAGAGAAGATTGGgagttttattataaaaagaaatgttacgTATGTTTTGAAAGAAAACTCTGGCTCTAGAGAAGTTTTTGGGAGCTGGCAAACTGGTGTGTGACAGTGATAGGTAAAACCAATCTTGGAGTCACAGCAGGTCATTTCAGCAGCTACTAGGTAAAACTGATCTGAGGGTTTGCAGTTGGCTGTTTCAGTAGCTGGGCTTGTGGAAAACAGTTCGTGGAGCAGCTGCTATGCCCTTCGAGTACTTTTTCCCCTTAGCGCATTGAATCTGATTTTGTTGGGTATGACAAGAATTACCCAATTTGTATAATTAACTTTCACACTCCCAACCCTTTTCTCCCTAGTTGAGATCTCCACATGCAGTTTACTCTCCCTGTTTTTCCTGTAACATGGAAAGTTTTGGGTTTGGAATCTGGAAATTACCATTTTTTTCAGAAACACTCAGTTACATTGTCCAAATCAAGAAATTAGGAGTGTGGCATTACAGTACTCCCTAAGTTTTCCATTTTAACACTTTGCTAGAAGATAAGAGGTCCTTTATAATCTTGCATTTATAGAACTTTTAACTTTCCAAATGGCTTCACAATCAAGGTCACTTTTTTCTTAAAGGACTTTTGATATAGAATAGATGCTATCTTAATTTTGTGGTTTGAACActaccctttttaaaaaaaatgacagatgtaCTGTTTCTGGAGAAACATTATTAGAAGCATTGGCTTGCTACTCGATTCTGATAGGCTGGTTTTGTTAGTGTTTAGCAAGTTTTTGTGACTCAATTCTCTGCTATCTTTTTAACACTTGACAGACCAGCATGATATGCATGCCCCACACCCTAATTTCTTGCTGTAAC is a genomic window of Macaca mulatta isolate MMU2019108-1 chromosome 2, T2T-MMU8v2.0, whole genome shotgun sequence containing:
- the NCK1 gene encoding SH2/SH3 adapter protein NCK1 isoform X1, whose protein sequence is MAEEVVVVAKFDYVAQQEQELDIKKNERLWLLDDSKSWWRVRNSMNKTGFVPSNYVERKNSARKASIVKNLKDTLGIGKVKRKPSVPDSASPADDSFVDPGERLYDLNMPAYVKFNYMAEREDELSLIKGTKVIVMEKCSDGWWRGSYNGQVGWFPSNYVTEEGDSPLGDHVGSLSEKLAAVVNNLNTGQVLHVVQALYPFSSSNDEELNFEKGDVMDVIEKPENDPEWWKCRKINGMVGLVPKNYVTVMQNNPLTSGLEPSPPQCDYIRPSLTGKFAGNPWYYGKVTRHQAEMALNERGHEGDFLIRDSESSPNDFSVSLKAQGKNKHFKVQLKETVYCIGQRKFSTMEELVEHYKKAPIFTSEQGEKLYLVKHLS
- the NCK1 gene encoding SH2/SH3 adapter protein NCK1 isoform X2; translated protein: MDWLNVFKDFFSIGKVKRKPSVPDSASPADDSFVDPGERLYDLNMPAYVKFNYMAEREDELSLIKGTKVIVMEKCSDGWWRGSYNGQVGWFPSNYVTEEGDSPLGDHVGSLSEKLAAVVNNLNTGQVLHVVQALYPFSSSNDEELNFEKGDVMDVIEKPENDPEWWKCRKINGMVGLVPKNYVTVMQNNPLTSGLEPSPPQCDYIRPSLTGKFAGNPWYYGKVTRHQAEMALNERGHEGDFLIRDSESSPNDFSVSLKAQGKNKHFKVQLKETVYCIGQRKFSTMEELVEHYKKAPIFTSEQGEKLYLVKHLS